The Candidatus Koribacter versatilis Ellin345 genome has a segment encoding these proteins:
- a CDS encoding xanthine dehydrogenase family protein molybdopterin-binding subunit produces the protein MTSDALELELKQHDVNDKLHWFELDRRDFLRVFGGGMLICLSRVPGVAQESGRRGGGHELPKEVSAWLHIDADGKVTVNTGKIECGQNIRTSLAQQVAEELHVPVDSIAMIMGDTDLVPWDAGTFGSRSTPTMGPQLRTMAAAASAALIDLAAQRWGLSGDFTLSTLDGKITNPRTKETLTYGELTRGQQISRTVEGDPDLTPAIYWHVAGKPEIKVNGRDFVTGAHKYPSDIQRPGMMFGKVLRPSAYKATLASVNTTAAEKISGVKVVRDGDFVGVVAPDAHTAEQGLKALTAKWNEPQGPSNANIFEYLKTNLDGDPEAEGKPLDKVTANVNMARRYTLQYIAHAPLEPRAAVAEWNGDKLTVWTGTQRPFGVKDELVEAFHISPSNVRVIQPDMGSGYGGKHTGDAAIEAARLARAAGKPVRVVWTREEEFCWAYFRPAGAIEIRGSALNDGTLAYWEHHNYNSGPAAIGTPYESRDKSIVFHPVKSPLRQGSYRGLAAPGNNFARESVMDELAHELKMDPLAFRLKNLKNERLIAVSNAAAEKFGWANRRSTPELGQGFACGTDKGGYTAACAEVAIDPKTKKVKVRRVVQAWESGAVINPNGLRNQIEGAIVQAIGWALFEAILFSNSKIENPHFAQYRLPRFSDAPKIEIVLLDRKDLPSAGAGETGNNVLAPAIGNAIFAATGVRLRHLPMCPEREIPGVEAWPFKS, from the coding sequence ATGACAAGCGACGCGCTCGAACTGGAACTCAAGCAGCACGACGTCAACGACAAGCTGCACTGGTTCGAACTCGACCGGCGCGATTTTTTGCGTGTCTTCGGCGGTGGGATGTTGATTTGCCTCTCGCGCGTTCCGGGAGTCGCGCAAGAGTCGGGGCGTCGCGGGGGCGGTCATGAGCTGCCGAAGGAAGTTTCGGCGTGGCTGCATATCGATGCCGATGGAAAGGTGACGGTCAATACCGGCAAGATCGAGTGCGGACAAAATATTCGTACGTCGCTTGCCCAACAAGTTGCGGAAGAACTACACGTTCCAGTCGACTCGATCGCGATGATCATGGGCGACACCGACCTCGTTCCCTGGGACGCCGGAACATTCGGCAGTCGCTCTACGCCGACCATGGGTCCGCAACTCCGCACCATGGCCGCCGCCGCGAGTGCAGCCCTCATCGACCTCGCCGCGCAAAGATGGGGCCTCTCCGGGGACTTCACCCTTAGCACCCTCGACGGCAAGATCACCAATCCGAGAACCAAGGAAACACTCACCTACGGTGAACTCACGCGAGGCCAGCAAATCTCGCGGACAGTTGAGGGCGATCCGGACCTGACGCCCGCCATTTATTGGCACGTCGCCGGCAAGCCGGAGATTAAGGTCAACGGCCGCGACTTCGTCACCGGCGCGCACAAATACCCGTCTGACATCCAGCGCCCCGGCATGATGTTCGGCAAAGTCCTCCGTCCCTCCGCCTACAAAGCCACGCTCGCCTCGGTGAATACCACAGCTGCCGAGAAAATTTCCGGCGTTAAAGTCGTTCGCGATGGTGATTTCGTCGGCGTGGTTGCGCCCGATGCGCACACCGCTGAGCAAGGTCTTAAGGCGCTCACCGCGAAGTGGAACGAACCGCAAGGGCCATCGAACGCGAACATTTTCGAATATCTCAAGACCAATCTTGATGGCGATCCCGAGGCTGAAGGCAAACCTCTCGACAAGGTGACCGCCAACGTCAACATGGCGCGACGCTATACGCTGCAGTACATCGCGCACGCGCCGCTAGAGCCGCGCGCTGCCGTCGCCGAGTGGAACGGTGACAAGCTCACGGTGTGGACAGGAACCCAACGTCCCTTCGGCGTGAAGGATGAACTCGTCGAGGCATTCCACATTTCGCCGTCGAACGTTCGCGTCATCCAGCCCGACATGGGATCCGGCTACGGTGGAAAGCACACCGGCGATGCTGCTATCGAAGCCGCGCGTCTCGCCAGAGCAGCGGGAAAGCCGGTGCGTGTCGTCTGGACGCGCGAAGAAGAATTCTGCTGGGCCTACTTCCGCCCTGCCGGCGCCATCGAGATTCGCGGCTCTGCGCTCAACGACGGCACGCTCGCTTACTGGGAGCACCACAACTACAATTCCGGCCCCGCCGCCATCGGAACACCCTATGAGTCCCGCGATAAGTCCATCGTTTTTCATCCGGTGAAGTCGCCGCTCCGCCAAGGTTCGTATCGGGGGCTCGCCGCCCCGGGCAACAATTTCGCGCGCGAATCCGTGATGGACGAACTCGCCCACGAGTTGAAAATGGATCCGCTCGCCTTCCGCCTCAAGAACCTGAAGAACGAGCGCCTCATCGCGGTGAGTAACGCCGCCGCCGAAAAATTCGGTTGGGCAAACCGCAGATCAACGCCGGAACTCGGTCAAGGCTTCGCGTGCGGCACTGACAAAGGTGGCTACACCGCCGCATGTGCTGAAGTCGCCATCGATCCGAAGACTAAGAAAGTGAAAGTCCGTCGCGTGGTGCAGGCGTGGGAGAGCGGTGCGGTGATCAATCCCAACGGCCTGCGCAACCAGATCGAAGGCGCGATCGTGCAGGCGATCGGTTGGGCACTCTTCGAGGCGATTCTGTTCTCGAACAGCAAGATTGAGAACCCGCACTTCGCGCAGTACCGGCTGCCACGTTTCAGCGATGCCCCAAAAATCGAAATCGTTTTGCTCGATCGCAAGGACCTGCCATCGGCCGGCGCCGGTGAGACAGGGAACAACGTGCTCGCACCGGCAATTGGCAATGCCATTTTCGCTGCGACCGGCGTTAGACTGCGCCACCTGCCGATGTGTCCGGAGCGCGAGATACCGGGCGTTGAAGCATGGCCGTTCAAGTCCTGA